From Desulfovibrio intestinalis, one genomic window encodes:
- the hrpB gene encoding ATP-dependent helicase HrpB, with amino-acid sequence MTEHPARLTSATVLPPCPLDTERQALLAALSTGCNLVLSASPGAGKSSRVPLWLLDAPWLEGRNIILLEPRRVAARALARYMASLLGEEVGRTVGLRMRDESHISSDTRIEVVTEGVLTRLLQQNPDLPHTACVLFDEFHERSLTADIGLALCLESQAVLRPDLRILVMSATLDMQAVSHVMGHCPTIQCPGRAYPVEMRHILPPSRQGSIGGSANTFVLWQHMAHLILTLLHEEKGSLLAFLPGAGEIRHVTNLIEDRLPSNVLLCPLYGNLSSDSQDEAIAPAPEGKRKVVLATSIAETSLTIEGVRIVIDAGLARLSRFDPASGLTRLVTERVSLAGANQRAGRAGRTEPGICCRLWPIEEEKGMRAHIRPEILDADLAGLLLQLAAWGTLEPAGMSWLDSPPPAHLAVARQTLELLDALDSAGKLTDTGRRMAELPLAPRTARMLLWGVLHGHGPLACCLAALLEEKDPLIPTTQHGSQGQRPAHQPDCDLGRRIDWLCHALKDKSQRGKACNMGQGTRQRLRRQSLRLARLVRTGATNSAVTTQSDTDSERFFAEALADTQALGMLVAVAWPEQVSMLQPGDSKGSNIGNRPAAVYRMRSGRACLLSQEDPLARQDFLSVAHVDGALPHGRIRLAAPLTKKMVEEIFAQQIIQQDMTYVSESGQLATRRQKKLGSLLLEDTPLPRPKPEQAIEALCAHIRAQGLNCLPWDEQSLQWRARVALLQQLDGDPWPRMDDQALLDGLETWLSQALEGCTSLASIQPSAFQGALCSLLPGHLRRQLENFAPTHWQVPSGAQRPVLYGEEGGPTLDVKLQEMFGCVDTPTIAQGRIPLLLRLNSPAGRPLQVTRDLAHFWRNGYLSVRSEMRGRYPRHPWPEDPLTALATALTKKKLAATGKK; translated from the coding sequence ATGACTGAACACCCTGCCCGTTTAACTTCTGCGACGGTTTTACCTCCCTGCCCTCTGGACACAGAGCGTCAGGCTCTTCTTGCTGCACTGAGCACAGGTTGCAACCTTGTACTTAGCGCCAGCCCTGGCGCGGGAAAAAGCAGTCGGGTTCCATTATGGCTGCTTGATGCGCCCTGGTTAGAAGGACGCAACATTATTTTGTTGGAACCTCGCAGAGTCGCCGCTCGCGCCCTTGCACGCTATATGGCTTCGCTTTTGGGTGAAGAAGTTGGGCGCACGGTTGGGCTGCGCATGCGTGACGAAAGTCATATAAGTAGCGACACGCGCATTGAAGTTGTAACTGAAGGCGTACTTACTCGCCTGCTACAGCAAAATCCTGACCTGCCGCATACTGCCTGTGTACTGTTTGACGAATTTCATGAACGCTCGCTCACGGCAGATATTGGCTTGGCTCTTTGCCTTGAAAGTCAGGCTGTTTTACGGCCAGATCTGCGTATTCTGGTAATGTCTGCAACGCTTGATATGCAGGCCGTTTCTCATGTGATGGGGCATTGCCCAACAATCCAGTGCCCTGGCCGCGCCTATCCTGTAGAAATGCGCCATATACTGCCACCATCCCGGCAGGGAAGCATTGGGGGTTCGGCGAACACCTTCGTCTTGTGGCAGCACATGGCCCATCTAATCTTAACTTTACTTCATGAAGAAAAGGGGAGTTTGCTGGCATTTTTACCAGGTGCGGGAGAAATACGCCACGTTACAAACCTTATTGAAGACCGCCTGCCTTCAAATGTGTTGCTCTGTCCGCTGTATGGGAACCTCTCGTCAGACAGTCAGGATGAAGCCATCGCCCCGGCGCCAGAAGGCAAACGCAAAGTGGTTTTGGCAACTTCCATTGCTGAAACATCACTAACGATTGAAGGCGTTCGCATAGTTATTGACGCAGGGCTCGCGCGTTTATCGCGCTTTGATCCTGCCAGCGGGCTGACAAGGCTGGTGACAGAGCGTGTATCATTGGCAGGCGCAAACCAACGCGCGGGCCGTGCCGGACGGACAGAACCAGGCATTTGTTGCCGTTTGTGGCCAATTGAAGAAGAAAAAGGCATGCGCGCCCATATTCGGCCAGAAATACTGGATGCCGACCTGGCGGGTTTGCTGTTGCAGTTGGCAGCATGGGGCACATTGGAGCCTGCGGGCATGTCCTGGCTGGATTCTCCTCCCCCGGCGCATCTAGCTGTTGCGCGTCAGACCCTTGAGCTTCTGGACGCACTTGATAGCGCAGGAAAGCTCACTGACACTGGACGACGCATGGCAGAGTTGCCTCTGGCTCCCAGAACCGCTCGAATGCTCCTGTGGGGAGTTCTGCACGGGCATGGGCCATTGGCCTGCTGTTTGGCCGCGTTGCTTGAAGAAAAAGATCCGCTGATACCGACTACGCAACATGGCAGTCAGGGACAACGCCCAGCGCATCAACCGGACTGCGATCTTGGCAGACGCATTGATTGGCTGTGCCACGCCCTCAAGGACAAAAGTCAACGCGGCAAAGCATGCAACATGGGGCAGGGAACACGTCAACGGCTGCGCCGCCAGAGTCTTCGCCTGGCCCGTTTGGTACGGACAGGCGCAACAAATTCAGCCGTCACTACTCAATCAGATACAGACTCTGAGCGCTTTTTTGCTGAAGCTTTGGCAGACACCCAAGCATTGGGCATGCTGGTAGCCGTTGCGTGGCCAGAACAGGTGAGTATGCTGCAACCTGGAGATTCCAAGGGCAGCAATATCGGAAACAGACCTGCTGCGGTTTATCGCATGCGTAGTGGAAGGGCATGCCTGCTTTCACAGGAAGATCCCCTGGCCCGGCAGGATTTTTTGTCAGTGGCCCACGTTGATGGCGCATTGCCGCACGGACGTATCCGTCTGGCTGCGCCGCTTACAAAAAAGATGGTTGAAGAAATTTTTGCACAGCAGATTATTCAGCAAGATATGACGTATGTCAGCGAATCCGGCCAGCTTGCAACACGCCGCCAAAAAAAATTGGGCTCTCTTTTGCTTGAAGACACTCCCCTGCCACGCCCTAAACCGGAGCAGGCCATAGAGGCTTTATGCGCACATATTCGCGCGCAAGGTCTGAACTGCCTTCCCTGGGACGAACAGAGTCTTCAGTGGCGCGCACGCGTGGCTCTGTTGCAACAGCTGGACGGCGATCCCTGGCCGCGCATGGATGACCAGGCATTGCTTGATGGGCTGGAAACCTGGCTTTCTCAGGCTTTGGAAGGATGCACATCCTTGGCGTCCATACAGCCTTCCGCCTTTCAAGGTGCTCTGTGCAGCTTGCTGCCAGGACATTTACGCCGGCAGCTTGAAAACTTCGCCCCAACTCACTGGCAGGTGCCTTCTGGAGCGCAGAGACCTGTACTATATGGTGAAGAAGGAGGCCCGACTCTGGACGTAAAGTTACAGGAAATGTTCGGCTGCGTTGACACTCCAACCATAGCTCAAGGGCGTATTCCTTTACTTTTGCGCCTTAACTCCCCTGCTGGCCGCCCATTGCAGGTTACACGCGATCTGGCTCATTTCTGGCGTAATGGCTACCTGTCGGTACGCAGTGAAATGCGGGGGCGATACCCACGCCACCCCTGGCCTGAAGACCCTTTAACGGCTTTAGCCACTGCCCTGACCAAAAAGAAGCTGGCCGCAACAGGCAAGAAATAA
- the bioB gene encoding biotin synthase BioB encodes MTLFSTANTPAEALQLLSLPEDELFASATKLRAATFGNKVTLCAIINARSGNCGMDCRFCSQSKHNHTPIDVFPLLPADELRERILALVEQPVARIGVVTSGGALSGEEFERLLKVLRSLPEHALERVCASLGRLSAEQLKQLKDAGLDRFHHNLETSRQYYPNICSTQTWDERKDTLLRVHQAGMTACTGGLFGLGESWQDRIDFAFSLKELGVGHVPINFLHPHPETPLASREPLSASEGLRIIALFRHILPTATLRVCGGRPLVLGQRQNEIFSAGANALMTGDYLTTHGRGLVDDLAMIRALGLEIDCDKQY; translated from the coding sequence ATGACTTTATTTTCAACGGCAAATACTCCTGCTGAAGCTCTTCAGCTTTTGTCACTTCCAGAAGATGAGCTGTTTGCCAGCGCAACTAAACTTCGAGCTGCCACTTTTGGCAATAAGGTGACCCTCTGCGCCATCATTAACGCACGCAGCGGAAACTGCGGGATGGATTGCCGCTTCTGTTCGCAAAGCAAGCACAACCATACGCCCATTGATGTTTTCCCCTTGCTGCCCGCGGATGAACTTCGCGAGCGTATTCTGGCGTTGGTTGAGCAACCTGTGGCCCGCATTGGCGTTGTGACCAGCGGAGGCGCTCTTAGTGGGGAAGAATTCGAACGCCTGCTGAAAGTCCTGCGTTCACTGCCCGAACATGCGCTCGAGCGCGTTTGCGCCTCTCTCGGCAGGCTCAGTGCCGAACAGCTTAAGCAGTTGAAGGATGCCGGGCTTGATCGGTTTCATCACAACCTTGAAACTTCCCGCCAGTACTACCCCAACATTTGTTCAACGCAAACTTGGGATGAACGCAAAGACACGCTGCTTCGCGTCCATCAGGCTGGCATGACCGCCTGTACAGGCGGCCTGTTTGGCCTTGGTGAAAGCTGGCAGGATCGCATTGATTTCGCTTTCAGTCTTAAAGAATTGGGAGTGGGGCATGTTCCCATTAACTTCCTCCATCCGCATCCTGAAACTCCTCTTGCCAGCCGCGAGCCTCTTTCTGCGAGTGAAGGCTTGCGTATCATTGCGCTTTTCAGGCACATCCTGCCTACGGCTACTTTGCGGGTGTGCGGTGGCAGGCCTCTTGTGCTCGGGCAAAGGCAAAATGAAATTTTCTCCGCTGGCGCAAATGCGCTTATGACGGGCGACTATTTGACCACACATGGGCGCGGGCTGGTTGATGATCTTGCTATGATTCGGGCACTTGGGTTGGAGATCGACTGTGACAAACAGTACTGA
- a CDS encoding MucR family transcriptional regulator → MDDYLKEALEITRAQAGVRVMSEEEIATFIQRVALGIRAVAEGETPAEMDSLEMAQEARKSVKEKSVTCLECGKSFKILTKRHLAGHSMTTAEYREKWGFKKDAPLVCKALQRERRKKMKDMKLWEKRRKAQ, encoded by the coding sequence ATGGACGATTATTTGAAAGAAGCTCTGGAAATTACCAGGGCACAGGCCGGTGTGCGTGTGATGAGTGAAGAAGAGATTGCTACCTTCATCCAAAGGGTTGCTCTCGGTATTCGCGCAGTGGCCGAAGGTGAAACCCCCGCTGAAATGGACAGTCTTGAAATGGCTCAAGAAGCCCGCAAGTCTGTTAAAGAAAAATCCGTGACCTGCCTTGAATGTGGCAAGAGCTTCAAGATCTTGACCAAGCGCCACCTCGCCGGACACAGCATGACCACTGCTGAATACCGCGAAAAGTGGGGCTTCAAGAAAGATGCTCCCCTCGTTTGCAAAGCCCTGCAGCGTGAACGCAGAAAGAAGATGAAGGATATGAAGCTGTGGGAAAAGAGGCGTAAAGCCCAATAG
- a CDS encoding tetratricopeptide repeat protein — translation MVDRQTVLGRVNTGGPEDWPENKALSTVSESLSDSGKSDPQQNVGAPHTASAQSSSNMPQRGDGAAGAPATGTATSMDSSAETKPVSSSSASPSETTGQPSSTSVNQQAKIEQASAGGAGQPPAISPVTQPVSAPTKTTGTAAENAVQQGADEQGKADASGSVSGKVSGQTVGLTSGQQAPEEPAKAPEDRPVIYVDEQGNPVAKPIKPEVVMEEAERLLREHKYVEALPQLEKLKTLPGVSPELLEKTLYYISDCMWARYADNPLAGYEAIVSSTSEAMNANLRSPRVPEALLRLGLANVNVGNLVDAGGYIVALLRRYPDYPGVAQGFTSLGKAQLKRELNERAEQSFSIVLDKYPESSYLQEASVGLAEALTKQKKFQNAQLILDFISKRWPRYYIDQPAFLLLQAGNDKALGKLATALNLYWLYYNLVPAHAGNDALLLELGDMYARQGVWTTAEFVYRYVERQYAGTSPASTAQLRLAEKGIYDSPITYQEMSSVFAKADSGALWKIYSDLAAASNTAPEAVLARLKEAMWLYWDKKYTEAMGKAADFIDAYPENANVPEARDLIWEAFQKELSNSLAENNYGRILILWNGFPLVRERYGNPDPRMRFVLAQGLLERGDDAAALALLADFLKSPMDPNYGEAAFTEFFNRYLKAGAWNKVLDLGKLVSTWPMNKQLRNQLDYAMALSAQNLNLTGPALAMWAQLLEKQDIPLYQRAYAAYFLARDAEDRKDIKNAYALNRKVLELFTQLQEERSDKADPQRIKDALAALMDISEVANRVPEALEWVERYNAYAPPQSPEYPGLRFREARLYRKLGDAARAQALLEDVVRNYPNSPFAQAAAGELRTFEVSRDLQNYLPGGASAPQSSSAQQPAQTQGQGTPAAQ, via the coding sequence ATGGTTGATCGCCAGACAGTGCTTGGCAGGGTGAATACTGGAGGCCCCGAGGATTGGCCAGAAAACAAGGCTCTTTCGACGGTAAGTGAATCACTGTCTGATTCCGGCAAAAGTGATCCACAGCAGAATGTTGGCGCACCCCACACTGCTTCGGCTCAAAGTTCCAGCAATATGCCGCAACGAGGTGATGGAGCTGCTGGTGCTCCCGCCACGGGCACTGCCACCAGCATGGATTCTTCTGCTGAAACCAAGCCTGTTTCGTCCAGTAGCGCCTCGCCTTCTGAAACCACAGGGCAGCCCTCTTCGACATCTGTAAATCAACAGGCCAAGATCGAGCAAGCTTCAGCGGGTGGAGCAGGCCAGCCACCAGCAATCTCACCAGTGACGCAGCCAGTGTCTGCGCCAACCAAGACGACCGGTACTGCCGCGGAAAATGCCGTCCAGCAAGGGGCGGATGAGCAGGGCAAGGCTGATGCTTCGGGTAGCGTGTCTGGCAAGGTAAGCGGACAGACCGTAGGTTTGACATCTGGGCAGCAAGCCCCTGAAGAGCCAGCCAAAGCGCCTGAGGACCGTCCGGTCATCTATGTAGACGAGCAGGGCAATCCCGTAGCCAAGCCCATTAAGCCTGAAGTTGTGATGGAAGAGGCGGAGAGGCTCCTTCGCGAACACAAATATGTTGAAGCACTGCCTCAACTGGAAAAACTCAAAACTCTGCCTGGCGTTAGCCCGGAATTGCTCGAAAAAACACTATACTACATTAGTGACTGCATGTGGGCACGCTATGCGGACAATCCTCTTGCGGGTTATGAAGCTATCGTTTCGTCTACCAGCGAGGCGATGAATGCCAATCTGCGTTCACCTCGTGTGCCGGAAGCGTTGTTGCGCCTTGGGCTTGCTAACGTCAATGTTGGCAATCTGGTAGATGCTGGTGGATACATTGTGGCCTTGCTGCGCCGTTATCCAGACTATCCCGGTGTCGCTCAGGGCTTTACCAGCTTGGGTAAGGCACAGTTGAAACGTGAACTTAATGAGCGCGCGGAACAATCTTTTTCCATTGTTCTAGACAAGTACCCGGAATCCTCTTACCTGCAAGAAGCTTCTGTAGGCTTGGCCGAGGCCTTAACCAAGCAGAAAAAATTTCAGAACGCACAACTTATCCTTGATTTCATAAGCAAACGCTGGCCACGCTACTATATTGACCAGCCCGCTTTTTTGCTTTTGCAGGCTGGAAATGACAAGGCGCTGGGCAAGCTCGCTACAGCTTTAAACCTGTACTGGCTGTATTATAACCTCGTTCCTGCCCATGCTGGCAATGATGCCCTTTTACTCGAATTGGGCGATATGTACGCCCGGCAAGGGGTTTGGACTACCGCCGAGTTTGTTTACCGCTACGTTGAACGGCAGTACGCGGGCACTTCACCTGCCTCTACAGCTCAATTACGTTTGGCGGAAAAAGGAATCTACGACTCGCCCATTACCTATCAAGAAATGAGCTCTGTATTTGCGAAAGCTGATAGTGGGGCATTGTGGAAAATTTATAGTGATCTGGCAGCAGCATCAAATACTGCTCCAGAGGCTGTTTTGGCTCGCCTCAAAGAGGCCATGTGGCTCTACTGGGACAAAAAGTACACCGAAGCAATGGGCAAGGCTGCAGATTTTATTGATGCCTACCCTGAAAATGCCAATGTGCCTGAAGCACGCGATCTTATATGGGAAGCCTTTCAGAAAGAGTTATCCAACTCGCTGGCCGAGAATAACTATGGGCGCATCCTTATCCTCTGGAATGGGTTTCCCCTGGTTCGCGAACGGTATGGCAATCCTGATCCACGCATGCGGTTTGTTCTTGCACAAGGACTGCTTGAGCGCGGTGATGACGCTGCCGCTCTGGCTTTGCTGGCAGACTTTTTGAAAAGTCCGATGGATCCCAACTATGGGGAAGCGGCCTTTACCGAGTTTTTCAACCGATATCTCAAGGCTGGCGCATGGAATAAAGTGCTGGATCTTGGCAAGCTTGTTTCTACCTGGCCTATGAACAAGCAGTTACGGAATCAGCTTGACTATGCTATGGCGCTGTCTGCCCAGAATCTCAATCTTACTGGCCCTGCACTGGCCATGTGGGCACAACTGCTTGAAAAGCAGGATATTCCTCTCTATCAACGGGCGTATGCCGCATACTTTTTGGCGCGCGATGCTGAAGACAGAAAGGATATCAAAAATGCCTACGCGTTGAACCGTAAAGTTCTCGAGCTGTTCACGCAGCTTCAAGAAGAGCGTTCTGACAAGGCTGACCCTCAACGAATCAAGGATGCCCTAGCCGCGCTTATGGATATAAGTGAAGTGGCCAACCGGGTGCCGGAGGCCCTTGAATGGGTTGAGCGCTATAACGCCTATGCACCGCCACAGTCACCAGAATATCCTGGGTTGAGATTTCGTGAAGCACGGCTTTACCGCAAACTTGGCGATGCAGCGCGCGCGCAGGCTTTATTAGAAGATGTTGTACGCAACTACCCCAACTCGCCTTTTGCGCAGGCTGCTGCAGGGGAATTGCGTACTTTTGAGGTGTCGCGCGACCTGCAAAACTATTTGCCTGGCGGCGCGTCGGCCCCGCAATCTTCTTCGGCGCAACAACCTGCTCAAACCCAGGGCCAAGGAACGCCAGCTGCCCAATAA
- a CDS encoding sigma-54 interaction domain-containing protein yields MELNKSGIIGQSTSLVEVFKVLGKVAPTDSTVLVTGESGTGKELLVRALHSNSSRHDKPFVPINCGAIPKELLESELFGHEKGAFTHAIRSRPGRFEVADGGTIFLDEIGEMDLSLQVKILRVLQEKEIERVGGSGCKKVDVRIVAATNRDLEAEVAAGRFREDLYYRLNVIPLHLPPLRERGGDVLVLAKYFLNHFCSKKKRPVLTLSADTRRVLAAYAWPGNVRELENFMERLSILVDDDIVRPDDLPRKILDHVGDIAELPEVQEDTDEASPTYNEGPCLDVTSGAVEAVKSAEASEGQSIAVPQQGTGFFVWPDLAVLEAQAVNLKDFLDAVEGRLIDEALDRAEGVKNQAAELLGIKRTTLIEKLKKRNS; encoded by the coding sequence ATGGAGTTGAACAAAAGCGGCATAATCGGCCAGAGCACAAGCCTGGTTGAAGTGTTTAAAGTTTTGGGCAAGGTTGCTCCCACAGACAGCACCGTGCTTGTAACCGGGGAATCGGGAACAGGCAAGGAGTTGCTGGTGCGTGCTCTGCATTCCAATAGCAGTCGTCACGACAAGCCCTTTGTGCCCATCAACTGCGGAGCCATCCCCAAAGAACTGCTGGAAAGTGAACTTTTCGGGCACGAAAAGGGCGCATTCACACACGCCATTCGCTCTCGTCCTGGCCGCTTTGAAGTGGCGGACGGTGGCACCATCTTTCTTGACGAAATAGGCGAAATGGACCTGAGCCTTCAAGTCAAAATTTTACGCGTATTGCAAGAAAAAGAGATTGAACGCGTTGGCGGCAGCGGCTGCAAAAAAGTGGATGTGCGGATTGTTGCGGCCACCAATCGTGACCTTGAAGCCGAGGTTGCCGCCGGGCGCTTTCGCGAAGATCTGTATTATCGCCTCAATGTCATTCCATTACATTTGCCGCCGCTGCGTGAAAGGGGCGGGGATGTTCTTGTGCTGGCCAAATATTTTCTGAATCATTTTTGCTCCAAAAAAAAGCGTCCCGTTCTTACACTTTCTGCTGATACTCGCCGTGTGCTGGCTGCCTACGCTTGGCCGGGTAACGTGCGTGAACTCGAAAATTTTATGGAGCGGCTGAGTATTCTTGTGGACGATGATATTGTTCGTCCAGATGATTTACCCAGAAAAATACTTGACCATGTTGGCGATATTGCAGAACTGCCAGAGGTTCAGGAAGATACTGACGAAGCCTCACCAACGTATAATGAAGGGCCCTGCCTGGACGTTACTTCAGGGGCAGTAGAGGCTGTAAAATCAGCCGAAGCCTCAGAAGGGCAATCAATTGCAGTTCCACAGCAGGGAACAGGATTTTTTGTGTGGCCGGACCTGGCCGTGCTAGAGGCACAAGCAGTAAACCTCAAGGATTTTCTTGACGCTGTTGAGGGGCGTCTTATTGACGAAGCACTGGATAGGGCTGAAGGCGTTAAAAACCAGGCAGCCGAGCTTTTGGGCATAAAGCGCACAACACTCATAGAGAAATTGAAAAAGCGTAATTCCTAA
- the bioA gene encoding adenosylmethionine--8-amino-7-oxononanoate transaminase, whose protein sequence is MTNSTEHSSLRPDGKPLLGVFVAGSGTDVGKTVCTGALLRELRQAGFAVQAVKPVQTGVLAAEIASSPLSDARVYGKALEGVESLVGLPAAAVLHCFGLPASPHLAAAKEGKRLDCQNLRKDILAHWNVVSAKAFLLEGAGGLHVPLNEDEDMLDLMSMLGLPVFLVGGNYLGGLNHILLSVEAILHRGLSLAGIALVPASDPAMGCPGVDVAGLLTDNAHILQKKLERLGCAIPLVEISRVEKLDQAGWEKLACQLRPAAKRIASNWPTAGQESSEQLSEEESLVQRDRSSVWHPYASATNFPPLNAVKRTFSNRIVLADGKELVDGMSSWWAAIHGYNHPRLLDALHAQAGRMPHVMFGGLTHEPAVALAEKLLDIVPEGLERVFFADSGSVAVEVALKMALQYQQSRGETQRTRFLTPRRGYHGDTIGAMSVCDPVTGMHSLFSAMLPEQLFMERPSCRFDQPFDPACLNDARQILAMHGKEIAAVILEPIVQGAGGMWFYHPEYLRGLAQLCREADTLLIFDEIATGFGRTGKMFAAEWADVRPDILCCGKALTGGMLTLSATICSGHVASGICQDGGVFMHGPTFMANALACAVARASLDVLASGDWQQQVNSLESALREGLAPCQNLPGVADVRVLGAIGVVEMLEPVNTHSLQKFFVKQGVWLRPFNRLIYLMPPYVTPKEDMLRLCTAIEGALRQGAHLS, encoded by the coding sequence GTGACAAACAGTACTGAGCATAGCTCTTTGCGACCTGACGGCAAACCGCTTCTTGGCGTTTTTGTCGCTGGTTCAGGCACTGATGTGGGCAAAACTGTATGTACTGGCGCTCTATTGCGCGAGCTGCGGCAGGCTGGGTTTGCCGTGCAGGCTGTCAAACCTGTGCAAACTGGAGTTTTGGCAGCAGAAATTGCATCTTCTCCGCTGTCTGATGCACGCGTCTATGGCAAAGCCCTTGAAGGCGTAGAGTCTTTGGTAGGCTTGCCGGCGGCCGCTGTGCTTCATTGTTTTGGTTTGCCAGCTTCTCCCCATCTTGCTGCCGCGAAAGAAGGAAAGCGACTGGACTGTCAAAACCTGCGCAAGGACATCCTTGCCCACTGGAATGTTGTTTCAGCCAAAGCTTTTCTATTGGAAGGAGCAGGGGGGCTGCATGTTCCTCTCAATGAAGACGAGGACATGCTGGACCTGATGAGCATGTTGGGGTTGCCTGTTTTTCTTGTTGGCGGCAACTACCTTGGCGGCCTCAATCATATTTTGCTTTCTGTTGAAGCGATACTGCACCGTGGCTTGTCATTGGCAGGGATAGCGCTGGTGCCAGCCTCTGACCCTGCAATGGGCTGTCCCGGGGTTGATGTGGCGGGGCTGCTGACAGACAACGCCCATATTTTGCAAAAAAAGCTCGAACGCCTTGGCTGCGCAATTCCTTTAGTCGAAATTTCCCGGGTAGAGAAGCTGGATCAGGCCGGGTGGGAAAAACTGGCTTGTCAGCTCAGACCAGCAGCAAAACGTATAGCCAGTAATTGGCCTACTGCAGGCCAAGAATCCTCAGAACAGCTGTCGGAAGAAGAGAGCCTTGTGCAAAGGGACAGAAGCTCTGTCTGGCATCCCTATGCATCCGCCACAAATTTCCCTCCCCTTAACGCGGTCAAACGCACATTCAGCAACCGTATCGTACTTGCAGATGGAAAAGAGCTTGTGGATGGCATGTCTTCCTGGTGGGCGGCCATTCACGGATACAATCATCCCCGCCTGCTTGACGCTCTGCATGCCCAGGCCGGGCGTATGCCGCATGTAATGTTTGGCGGCCTTACGCATGAGCCTGCCGTAGCTCTGGCTGAAAAATTGCTTGATATTGTGCCCGAGGGGCTTGAGCGTGTTTTTTTTGCTGATTCCGGGTCAGTTGCTGTTGAAGTGGCTTTGAAAATGGCTCTTCAATATCAGCAGAGTCGTGGGGAAACACAGCGTACTCGTTTTTTGACGCCACGCAGGGGCTATCACGGCGATACCATTGGAGCCATGTCCGTTTGCGACCCCGTGACTGGTATGCACAGTCTTTTTTCAGCAATGCTGCCAGAACAGCTTTTTATGGAGCGTCCCTCCTGCCGATTTGACCAGCCCTTTGATCCCGCATGCCTGAATGATGCCCGTCAGATATTGGCGATGCACGGCAAGGAAATCGCAGCGGTTATTCTGGAGCCAATAGTGCAGGGAGCAGGAGGGATGTGGTTTTATCATCCCGAATACCTGCGCGGATTGGCCCAATTGTGCCGCGAAGCTGACACGCTTTTGATTTTTGATGAGATTGCCACTGGCTTTGGCCGCACTGGCAAAATGTTTGCCGCTGAATGGGCGGATGTTCGACCTGATATTCTGTGCTGCGGCAAGGCGCTTACTGGCGGCATGCTCACGCTGTCCGCCACAATTTGCAGTGGCCATGTGGCTTCGGGTATTTGCCAGGATGGCGGCGTTTTCATGCATGGCCCCACATTTATGGCCAATGCCCTGGCTTGCGCGGTAGCTAGAGCCAGTCTTGATGTGCTTGCATCTGGCGATTGGCAGCAACAGGTAAACAGCCTTGAGTCTGCACTGCGTGAAGGCCTTGCCCCATGCCAGAACTTGCCAGGTGTCGCAGATGTGCGGGTTCTGGGAGCAATTGGTGTAGTTGAAATGCTTGAGCCTGTTAATACGCACTCGCTGCAGAAGTTCTTCGTGAAGCAGGGGGTATGGCTACGCCCCTTCAATAGGCTAATCTACCTCATGCCTCCCTATGTGACGCCCAAAGAAGATATGCTCAGGCTCTGCACCGCAATAGAAGGAGCCTTGCGCCAAGGAGCGCACCTATCGTGA
- a CDS encoding DUF4851 domain-containing protein produces MKNLRLLCLVVLLAALVTGCNAGLQRGMVGPVYVSTARPAISLTVKDMPLLAGGQGQCNLTWTSVMGGLPVSVWLAAYGEGTPQSPMAIVAQAELPQSWYWNSDSTPPFSVDHATEVIGETQFAASTFIVDGSRDPFMQLAGIQPDTPPVRWLVRSFTARFNFNADKIILEYREPLPPQMGFLDVLSIAQTDQLKAFEERARKVFIVGQIPENLIGLKDSYLKNVSWQFMGQRFLGTVSRFDVFKGN; encoded by the coding sequence ATGAAGAATTTGCGTCTACTTTGTCTTGTAGTGCTTCTTGCGGCACTTGTTACCGGCTGCAACGCTGGCTTACAACGTGGAATGGTTGGGCCTGTCTATGTATCAACAGCGCGTCCGGCAATCAGTTTGACGGTAAAAGATATGCCGCTACTGGCTGGCGGGCAGGGGCAGTGCAATCTGACCTGGACGAGCGTTATGGGCGGATTGCCCGTATCTGTATGGCTGGCAGCCTACGGAGAAGGAACGCCGCAGTCGCCGATGGCAATTGTAGCACAGGCTGAACTGCCGCAAAGCTGGTACTGGAATAGCGACTCCACCCCTCCGTTCAGTGTTGATCACGCAACTGAAGTAATTGGCGAAACACAATTCGCAGCCAGTACCTTTATTGTTGATGGTTCCCGTGATCCTTTTATGCAGTTAGCAGGTATACAGCCCGACACGCCCCCGGTGCGTTGGCTTGTGCGCAGTTTTACGGCCCGGTTCAACTTTAATGCCGACAAGATTATATTGGAATATAGGGAACCCCTTCCGCCACAAATGGGTTTTCTTGACGTGCTCAGTATCGCTCAGACTGACCAGCTGAAGGCCTTTGAAGAACGCGCAAGAAAGGTCTTTATTGTTGGCCAGATACCAGAAAATTTGATCGGGCTTAAGGATTCATACCTGAAAAACGTAAGCTGGCAGTTTATGGGCCAACGTTTTCTGGGTACTGTATCACGGTTTGATGTCTTCAAAGGCAACTGA